From Streptomyces sp. CMB-StM0423, a single genomic window includes:
- a CDS encoding DNA polymerase ligase N-terminal domain-containing protein, with translation MGEKDELRANREKRHFDRTTEPGGERTARDAAAPGEEGEPTFVVQIHDASTVHFDFRLEVGGVLKSWAVPKGPSTDPHDKRLAIPTEDHPLDYLEFEGVIPEGDYGGGTVIVWDTGTYRPISHDKHGRPVPFGQAIDDGHAVFELHGRKLHGRYALTRFRGGGQGGGSGEKPMWLLVRTGSGRGTGGTPDPQRARSARSGRTLRQVAESPDARRWHPDGGGRG, from the coding sequence TTGGGCGAGAAGGACGAGCTGCGGGCCAACCGCGAGAAGCGGCACTTCGACAGGACGACCGAGCCGGGCGGCGAGCGCACCGCGCGCGACGCAGCCGCACCGGGTGAAGAGGGCGAGCCGACGTTCGTGGTGCAGATCCACGACGCGAGCACGGTGCACTTCGACTTCCGCCTTGAAGTCGGCGGCGTCCTGAAGTCCTGGGCGGTCCCCAAAGGGCCCTCCACCGATCCCCACGACAAGAGGCTCGCCATCCCTACCGAGGACCACCCCCTGGACTACCTGGAGTTCGAGGGCGTGATCCCCGAGGGGGACTACGGCGGCGGCACCGTCATCGTCTGGGACACCGGCACCTATCGCCCGATCAGCCACGACAAGCACGGGCGGCCGGTGCCGTTCGGGCAGGCCATCGACGACGGCCACGCCGTCTTCGAGTTGCACGGCCGGAAGCTGCACGGCCGGTACGCGCTCACCCGCTTCCGCGGCGGCGGCCAGGGCGGCGGCTCCGGTGAGAAGCCGATGTGGCTGCTCGTACGGACCGGATCCGGCCGCGGCACCGGCGGCACGCCGGATCCGCAGCGGGCCCGCTCCGCGCGCAGCGGCCGTACGCTGCGCCAGGTCGCCGAGTCGCCGGACGCGCGCCGTTGGCACCCGGACGGCGGCGGCCGCGGGTGA
- the tatC gene encoding twin-arginine translocase subunit TatC codes for MALADHLRELRDRLIKAIGAILVVTIAALFVYQDIVDFLMDPVLRSVGCRDGLQASDIGEQKGCADFTVNGLLSPFTIMLKVSFLTGLVLATPVWLYQLWAFLAPGLHKHEKKYSLGFVAAGVPLFVGGAYFAYRILPTTAEVLLDFTPENAKNLLPLPDFIDLLTRMVIVFGLSFELPLVLVMLNLGGAVTGRRMLGWWRWMIMGITTFGAVATPSTDPIGMFALAGPVIVLYFAATGFALLNDRRRARVAARGPADDEASDLDLTPADVGAPEDVTEAEPVSAVLPGQATGEPGDAGRAPDDRAPRRSGDDDAT; via the coding sequence ATGGCCCTCGCGGACCACCTCCGCGAGCTGCGCGACCGGCTGATCAAGGCGATCGGGGCCATCCTGGTCGTGACGATCGCCGCGCTCTTCGTCTACCAGGACATCGTCGACTTCCTGATGGACCCGGTGCTGAGGTCCGTGGGCTGCCGGGACGGGCTGCAGGCGTCGGACATCGGCGAGCAGAAGGGCTGCGCCGACTTCACGGTGAACGGGCTGCTGTCGCCGTTCACGATCATGCTCAAGGTCTCCTTCCTGACCGGTCTGGTGCTGGCGACGCCGGTCTGGCTGTACCAGTTGTGGGCCTTCCTCGCCCCCGGCCTGCACAAGCACGAGAAGAAGTACTCGCTCGGCTTCGTCGCCGCCGGCGTGCCGCTCTTCGTCGGCGGCGCCTACTTCGCGTACCGGATCCTGCCCACGACCGCCGAGGTGCTGCTGGACTTCACCCCAGAGAACGCGAAGAACCTGCTGCCCCTGCCCGACTTCATCGACCTGCTGACCCGCATGGTCATCGTCTTCGGGCTCTCCTTCGAGCTGCCGCTGGTGCTGGTGATGCTCAACTTGGGCGGCGCCGTCACCGGCCGCCGGATGCTCGGCTGGTGGCGCTGGATGATCATGGGCATCACCACGTTCGGTGCCGTCGCCACTCCCAGCACCGACCCCATCGGCATGTTCGCCCTGGCCGGCCCGGTGATCGTGCTCTACTTCGCGGCCACCGGGTTCGCCCTGCTCAACGACCGCCGCCGGGCCCGCGTGGCCGCCCGGGGACCGGCGGACGACGAGGCGTCCGACCTCGACCTCACCCCCGCGGACGTGGGCGCGCCCGAGGACGTCACCGAGGCCGAGCCAGTCTCCGCGGTGCTGCCCGGGCAGGCCACCGGCGAACCGGGAGACGCGGGCCGGGCGCCGGACGACCGCGCACCGCGGCGAAGCGGTGACGACGACGCCACCTGA
- a CDS encoding TerD family protein yields the protein MGVSLSKGGNVSLSKEAPGLTAVTVGLGWDVRTTTGAEYDLDASAMLCNDAGKVVSDRHFVFYNNLTSPDGSVQHTGDNLTGEGEGDDESININLAAVPAEVAKIVFPVSIHDADTRQQNFGQVRNAFIRVVNQAGGAELARYDLSEDASTETAMVFGELYRHGAEWKFRAVGQGYASGLAGIAQDFGVNI from the coding sequence ATGGGGGTCAGCCTCTCCAAAGGTGGCAACGTCTCGCTCTCGAAGGAGGCGCCGGGCCTGACGGCGGTGACCGTCGGCCTCGGCTGGGATGTGCGCACGACCACGGGAGCCGAATACGACCTGGACGCCAGCGCCATGCTGTGCAACGACGCCGGCAAGGTCGTCTCCGACCGGCACTTCGTCTTCTACAACAACCTGACCAGCCCCGACGGCTCCGTTCAGCACACCGGGGACAACCTCACCGGCGAGGGCGAAGGCGACGACGAGTCCATCAACATCAATCTCGCCGCCGTGCCCGCGGAAGTGGCCAAGATCGTCTTCCCGGTGTCCATCCACGACGCCGACACCCGCCAGCAGAACTTCGGCCAGGTCCGCAACGCCTTCATCCGCGTGGTCAACCAGGCGGGCGGCGCCGAGCTGGCCCGGTACGACCTCAGCGAGGACGCCTCCACCGAGACCGCCATGGTCTTCGGCGAGCTCTACCGGCACGGCGCGGAGTGGAAGTTCCGGGCGGTAGGCCAGGGCTACGCGTCCGGACTGGCCGGCATCGCTCAGGACTTCGGCGTCAACATCTGA
- the gvpJ gene encoding gas vesicle protein GvpJ, translated as MSTTTTTYNEAAVCVPRAGTLYDVLELILDRGMVIDIFVRVSLVGIEILKIDARIVVASVDTYLRFAEVCNRLDLNEDASSRTVPDLFAGMSRSAVATTGAKRAARSLGGRVKEAIGIDEDDDREDGYDERYEEETKKAPPRKRASGTRSKPAKKSASKTSGRSSKHSRAA; from the coding sequence ATGTCGACGACCACCACCACGTACAACGAGGCCGCAGTCTGTGTCCCGCGTGCCGGAACCCTCTACGACGTCCTTGAGCTGATCCTCGACCGCGGCATGGTCATCGACATCTTCGTCCGGGTGTCGCTCGTCGGCATCGAGATCCTCAAGATCGACGCCCGCATCGTGGTCGCCAGCGTCGACACCTACCTTCGCTTCGCCGAGGTCTGCAACCGTCTCGACCTCAACGAGGACGCCTCCAGCCGGACGGTCCCCGACCTGTTCGCCGGCATGTCCCGCAGCGCCGTCGCCACCACCGGGGCCAAGAGGGCCGCCAGGTCCCTCGGCGGTCGCGTCAAGGAGGCGATCGGGATCGACGAGGACGACGACCGGGAGGACGGGTACGACGAGCGGTACGAGGAGGAGACGAAGAAGGCACCGCCCCGCAAACGTGCTTCGGGCACCCGCTCCAAGCCGGCCAAGAAGTCCGCCTCGAAAACCTCCGGCCGTTCGAGCAAGCACTCCAGGGCGGCGTGA
- a CDS encoding gas vesicle protein K produces the protein MTLTSHQTARGPAAGRLDLDPDRVGRDLVSLVLTVVELLRQLMERQALRRCDQDDLTDEQVERIGTTLMLLDRRMDELCAEHGLTRDDLNLDLGPLGTLLAR, from the coding sequence GTGACGCTGACCTCGCACCAGACGGCACGCGGTCCGGCGGCCGGCCGGCTGGACCTCGACCCCGACCGGGTCGGCCGCGACCTGGTCTCCCTCGTTCTGACCGTCGTCGAGTTGCTCCGTCAGCTCATGGAGCGGCAGGCGCTTCGCCGTTGCGACCAGGACGACCTCACCGACGAACAGGTGGAGCGGATCGGCACGACGCTGATGCTGCTCGACCGGCGCATGGACGAACTCTGCGCGGAGCACGGCCTGACCCGCGACGACCTGAACCTGGACCTCGGGCCGCTCGGCACCCTGCTCGCACGCTGA
- a CDS encoding GvpL/GvpF family gas vesicle protein, translated as MTGTVRGAAPPAAPATTATYVYAVCRGGDESALAGLAGQAPGAPVRLLRFGDLAAVVQDVPAAEFGEEALRERLTDRTELERCARAHHAVVAATATTAPVLPLPLATIYRGDARAGAALGADRDRFTVALRRIAGRAEWGVKVYARPAARRSVPAAHTPERRDDERAAVRPGHAYLDRLRGVRHERERRQEAGLQVVEEVDRVFADLAVAGRRLRPHDTDLTPGRGAHLLNGAYLVDETRAGEVVDAVRRLRQSPEYRDVEIELTGPWVPYSFAEAGVTGAGG; from the coding sequence ATGACCGGGACGGTACGCGGGGCGGCGCCGCCGGCCGCGCCCGCAACGACGGCCACGTACGTCTACGCGGTCTGCCGCGGCGGTGACGAGTCCGCCCTGGCCGGGTTGGCGGGGCAGGCGCCCGGCGCCCCCGTGCGGCTGCTGCGGTTCGGTGATCTCGCCGCCGTGGTGCAGGACGTACCGGCCGCGGAGTTCGGCGAGGAAGCCCTGCGGGAACGGCTGACGGACCGTACGGAGCTGGAACGCTGCGCCCGCGCCCACCACGCCGTCGTCGCCGCGACGGCCACCACGGCACCGGTCCTGCCCCTCCCGCTGGCGACGATCTATCGCGGCGACGCGCGGGCCGGGGCCGCGCTCGGCGCCGACCGTGACCGCTTCACCGTGGCTCTGCGGCGGATCGCCGGCCGGGCGGAGTGGGGCGTGAAGGTCTACGCGCGGCCGGCCGCGCGCCGCTCCGTGCCTGCCGCGCACACGCCGGAGCGCCGCGACGACGAGCGCGCGGCAGTCCGCCCGGGCCACGCGTATCTGGACCGGCTGCGCGGCGTGCGGCACGAGCGCGAACGCCGGCAGGAGGCCGGTCTCCAGGTCGTCGAGGAGGTGGACCGGGTCTTCGCGGATCTCGCCGTCGCCGGACGTCGGCTGCGTCCGCATGACACCGACCTCACCCCGGGGCGCGGCGCGCATCTCCTGAACGGCGCCTACCTGGTCGACGAGACGCGTGCCGGCGAAGTCGTCGACGCGGTACGACGACTGCGGCAGAGCCCGGAGTACCGGGACGTCGAGATCGAACTGACCGGCCCGTGGGTGCCGTACTCCTTCGCGGAAGCAGGTGTGACAGGTGCCGGTGGGTGA
- a CDS encoding gas vesicle protein, whose protein sequence is MTDHVLDRPITHLPSTPSGPANLADILERVLDKGIVIAGDIKIDLLDIELLTIRLRLFVASVETAKKAGIDWWETDPALSTRAHRDAVDEENARLRERVAELEASVGGDRPERPGAGGWESVRKGCHG, encoded by the coding sequence GTGACGGATCACGTCCTTGACCGGCCCATCACCCACCTGCCCTCCACCCCCTCGGGACCGGCCAACCTCGCCGACATCCTCGAACGCGTCCTCGACAAGGGCATCGTCATCGCCGGAGACATCAAGATCGACCTGCTCGACATCGAGCTGCTGACCATCCGCCTCCGCCTGTTCGTCGCGTCCGTCGAGACGGCCAAGAAGGCGGGCATCGACTGGTGGGAGACCGACCCGGCGCTCTCCACCCGTGCGCACCGCGACGCCGTCGACGAGGAGAACGCGCGGCTGCGCGAGCGGGTCGCGGAGCTTGAGGCGAGCGTGGGGGGCGACCGGCCCGAGCGCCCCGGGGCGGGCGGCTGGGAGTCCGTACGGAAGGGGTGCCACGGATGA
- a CDS encoding gas vesicle protein GvpG, whose protein sequence is MGLLTGLMLLPLVPVRGVEWVAGRLLDAAEQELYDPATLRVQLGELNRAYEAGELGEEEFEREEERILDLLEQPGTALAAVPADPGGPGPAGGPHYPDHPLNPGSGS, encoded by the coding sequence ATGGGTCTGCTCACCGGGCTGATGCTGCTGCCGCTGGTGCCCGTGCGGGGCGTGGAGTGGGTGGCGGGCCGGCTGCTCGACGCCGCGGAGCAGGAGCTCTACGACCCGGCCACGCTGCGGGTCCAGCTCGGCGAGCTGAACCGCGCGTACGAGGCGGGGGAGCTCGGCGAGGAGGAGTTCGAACGCGAGGAGGAGCGCATCCTCGACCTGCTGGAGCAGCCCGGCACCGCCCTCGCCGCGGTGCCGGCCGATCCCGGTGGCCCCGGCCCCGCCGGTGGCCCCCACTACCCCGACCACCCTCTGAACCCAGGAAGTGGGTCATGA
- a CDS encoding gas vesicle protein, with translation MPVGEHVGEVVAWEEPDRGAPIGVPLVDLLDRVLNTGVVVSGDLVLAIAEVPLVRVSLHALLSSINERVAAPWGDGGPL, from the coding sequence GTGCCGGTGGGTGAACACGTGGGCGAGGTCGTCGCCTGGGAGGAACCGGACCGCGGCGCACCCATCGGGGTGCCGCTGGTGGACCTGCTCGACCGGGTGCTCAACACGGGTGTCGTGGTCAGCGGCGATCTCGTGCTGGCGATCGCGGAGGTGCCGCTTGTGCGCGTTTCCCTGCACGCGCTGCTGTCGTCCATCAACGAGCGCGTGGCCGCCCCGTGGGGAGACGGTGGTCCGCTGTGA
- a CDS encoding LCP family protein, whose translation MDQEARLSRGTARGHGAHRRPYPAADDPGSYGDLSPDAVPPQRGAGATGPSGAGHEARHGPGGTPRRRRRRVLRWVAGGVSGLIVACAGAGYLYYEYLNSKLSKEELHLGRNKLDDEAPNAAGQTPLNILLIGSDSRNSEENLQLGGSKASVGSDPLADVQMLLHVAADRSNMSVVSVPRDTLVTIPECTDPKDGTVYPEESAAQINTSLQHGGPGCTVAAWEELTGVPVDHFVMVDFAGVVQMADAVGGVPVCVRDNVDDPKSGLRLEKGTTVVQGEQALQWLRTRHGFEDGSDIGRAHAQHQYMNAMVRELKAGTKLTDPGKLRALASAATDALTVDDGLGSIKKLHDLAGELKRVPAGRITMTTMPFAYAPQDPNRVIPQEGDADQLWTLLREDRAFDGKGARDDGSGPASSPAPDADPAPAIAVTVRNGTGTAAQAPVTGRAGEISEHLAGLGFTGATTDATPASQADTTLTYGSAEERGNALAVAEALGLPRQAVRQSAQVPSVTLVIGADWRTDTRYPEEAAAEPPGKAPDSANPLVGDDESACMEVNPGYTW comes from the coding sequence ATGGACCAGGAGGCACGATTGAGTCGCGGCACAGCCCGCGGACACGGCGCACACCGGCGCCCGTATCCCGCCGCCGACGACCCCGGCTCGTACGGCGACCTCTCCCCGGACGCCGTGCCACCGCAGCGCGGTGCCGGGGCAACAGGACCCTCGGGTGCCGGACATGAGGCGAGGCACGGACCCGGCGGAACGCCACGCCGCCGCAGGCGCCGCGTGCTGCGGTGGGTCGCGGGCGGTGTGTCCGGACTGATCGTCGCCTGCGCGGGGGCGGGCTACCTCTACTACGAGTACCTCAACAGCAAGCTGTCCAAGGAGGAACTCCACCTCGGCAGGAACAAGCTCGACGACGAGGCGCCGAACGCCGCCGGGCAGACACCGTTGAACATCCTGCTGATCGGTTCCGACAGCCGGAACTCCGAGGAGAACCTCCAACTGGGCGGCTCGAAGGCATCGGTGGGCAGCGACCCGCTGGCGGACGTGCAGATGCTGCTGCACGTCGCGGCCGACCGCAGCAACATGTCCGTGGTCAGCGTGCCCCGCGACACGCTCGTCACGATCCCCGAGTGCACCGATCCCAAGGACGGCACCGTCTATCCCGAGGAGAGCGCGGCGCAGATCAACACCAGCCTCCAGCACGGCGGTCCCGGCTGCACGGTGGCCGCCTGGGAGGAGCTGACCGGGGTCCCGGTCGACCACTTCGTCATGGTCGACTTCGCCGGGGTGGTGCAGATGGCGGACGCGGTCGGCGGCGTGCCCGTATGCGTACGGGACAACGTGGACGACCCGAAATCCGGGCTGCGGCTGGAGAAGGGCACCACGGTGGTCCAGGGAGAGCAGGCGCTGCAGTGGCTGCGTACCCGGCACGGCTTCGAGGACGGCAGCGACATCGGCCGGGCGCACGCCCAGCACCAGTACATGAACGCGATGGTCCGCGAACTCAAGGCCGGTACGAAGCTGACCGACCCGGGCAAGCTGCGCGCCCTGGCCTCCGCCGCCACCGACGCGCTCACCGTCGACGACGGGCTGGGGTCGATCAAGAAGCTGCACGACCTGGCGGGCGAACTCAAGCGCGTGCCCGCCGGGCGTATCACCATGACCACCATGCCGTTCGCGTACGCGCCCCAGGACCCGAACCGCGTCATTCCGCAGGAGGGCGACGCCGATCAACTGTGGACTCTGCTGCGCGAGGACCGGGCCTTCGACGGCAAGGGCGCGAGGGACGACGGGAGCGGGCCCGCCTCCTCGCCCGCTCCCGATGCCGATCCCGCACCCGCCATCGCCGTGACGGTCCGGAACGGCACCGGGACCGCCGCGCAGGCGCCGGTCACCGGCCGGGCCGGTGAGATCAGTGAGCACCTGGCCGGTCTCGGCTTCACCGGGGCGACGACCGACGCCACCCCCGCCTCCCAGGCCGACACCACGCTGACCTATGGCAGCGCGGAGGAGCGCGGCAACGCCCTCGCGGTGGCCGAGGCGCTGGGCCTGCCACGGCAGGCGGTCCGCCAGTCGGCCCAGGTGCCGTCGGTGACGCTGGTCATCGGCGCGGACTGGCGCACGGACACCCGCTATCCGGAAGAAGCCGCTGCCGAGCCCCCGGGCAAGGCACCGGACAGTGCCAACCCCCTCGTCGGGGACGACGAGTCCGCGTGCATGGAGGTCAATCCCGGCTACACCTGGTGA
- a CDS encoding helix-turn-helix transcriptional regulator: MATAPESHTGWTFLTNHARVLAAIADNPSVRIRDIAAHCRLTERACQRIIADLEQGGYLSRTRHGRSNTYRIQEDVPLRHPAESGLTVATLLALLARHEEPGNQPDLAPQDLPHPPPDDAGRQTQA, encoded by the coding sequence ATGGCTACCGCACCCGAATCACACACCGGCTGGACCTTCCTCACCAACCACGCCCGCGTCCTGGCCGCCATCGCCGACAACCCCTCGGTGCGGATCCGCGACATAGCGGCACATTGCCGACTCACCGAACGGGCCTGCCAGCGGATCATCGCCGACCTGGAGCAAGGCGGCTACCTCTCCCGCACCCGGCACGGCCGCTCCAACACCTACCGCATCCAAGAGGACGTCCCCCTGCGCCACCCAGCCGAGTCCGGCCTGACCGTGGCGACCCTTCTGGCCCTCCTGGCGCGGCACGAAGAGCCCGGAAACCAGCCGGACCTCGCGCCCCAGGACCTCCCGCACCCACCACCGGACGATGCCGGCAGGCAGACGCAGGCGTGA
- a CDS encoding SigB/SigF/SigG family RNA polymerase sigma factor — translation MAHVQARRRHPHHDAPDTSAQFRRLAGMPEGAGRNALRQEVVRAWMPMAARLARRFRNRGEALEDLEQVAHLGLVKAVGRYDPERGHAFESFAVPTIVGELKRHFRDHMWGVHVPRRVQDLRNRVRSASMALATTADDRFPPTADIAETAGLTEDEVRTGLEALGSYTTLSLDADLTGTEDGFSLADALGSAEPGFDQAVDREAVRPHLSRLPEREREILYLRFFRDMTQRSIAGHLGISQMYVSRLISRTCERVQERVEVDRIAA, via the coding sequence GTGGCACATGTCCAGGCAAGGAGAAGGCACCCGCACCACGACGCACCCGACACCTCCGCGCAGTTCCGCCGGCTCGCCGGCATGCCGGAAGGCGCCGGCAGGAATGCGCTGCGGCAGGAGGTCGTACGCGCCTGGATGCCGATGGCCGCGCGGCTCGCCCGCCGCTTCAGAAACCGTGGCGAAGCGCTGGAGGACCTGGAACAGGTCGCACACCTCGGCCTGGTCAAGGCCGTCGGACGCTACGACCCCGAGCGCGGCCACGCCTTCGAGAGCTTCGCCGTACCGACGATCGTGGGCGAGCTGAAGCGCCATTTCCGCGACCACATGTGGGGCGTCCACGTGCCCCGCCGGGTTCAGGATCTGCGTAACCGCGTCCGCAGCGCGAGCATGGCGCTGGCCACCACCGCCGACGACCGCTTCCCGCCGACGGCGGACATCGCCGAGACCGCCGGCCTCACCGAGGACGAGGTACGCACGGGACTGGAGGCCCTGGGGAGCTACACCACCCTCTCCCTGGACGCCGACCTGACCGGCACCGAGGACGGCTTCTCGCTCGCCGACGCCTTGGGCAGCGCTGAACCCGGGTTCGACCAGGCCGTGGACCGCGAGGCCGTGCGACCGCATCTGAGCAGGCTGCCGGAACGCGAACGCGAGATCCTCTACCTGCGCTTCTTCCGCGACATGACCCAAAGGAGCATCGCCGGGCACCTGGGCATCTCGCAGATGTACGTCTCCCGGCTGATCAGCCGTACCTGCGAGCGCGTCCAGGAGCGCGTGGAAGTGGACCGGATCGCCGCGTAG
- a CDS encoding ArsR/SmtB family transcription factor, protein MARSIGDEDPPADVLAEAAGTCGLLASPARLHILWALAHGESDVTGLAERVGGALPSVSQHLTKLKLAGLVRSRREGRRVVYVIDDPDVVSMVHWLVGPRTEGGRGGRMRDLGA, encoded by the coding sequence GTGGCCAGGAGTATCGGTGATGAAGACCCGCCGGCAGATGTGCTCGCCGAGGCGGCCGGGACCTGCGGCCTGCTTGCCTCGCCGGCCCGGCTGCACATCCTCTGGGCGCTCGCGCACGGCGAGAGCGACGTGACCGGGCTGGCCGAGCGGGTGGGCGGGGCGCTGCCGTCGGTGAGCCAGCACCTGACGAAGCTGAAGCTGGCGGGATTGGTGCGCTCCCGGCGGGAGGGCCGGCGCGTGGTGTACGTGATCGACGACCCCGATGTGGTGAGCATGGTGCACTGGCTGGTCGGCCCCCGGACCGAGGGCGGACGCGGGGGACGGATGCGTGACCTGGGCGCCTGA
- a CDS encoding GvpL/GvpF family gas vesicle protein → MAPSPLYVYAVVHADLALPLDLRGVGRPPAPVRLLPAGELAAVVSDVPPDLRARRRDLTGHQDLLLALCAVAPVLPMRFGMVADGEETVRRALDAAAATHLATLRRLDRRTEMNLKAMPAQGGVEALVRADPAVRRLAADVRRRPSYEGSVRLGSAIAEALARRAAQAADGVAQELAVLADECVQGAEVPGCVLNTSYLMPQAHAERCRELVDRRSAELRDMVELRLTGPLPCYSFVPREGSRAAAGTAPRPVAVRS, encoded by the coding sequence GTGGCCCCCTCTCCGCTCTACGTGTACGCGGTCGTCCACGCCGACCTGGCGCTGCCGCTCGACCTCCGGGGCGTGGGCAGGCCGCCGGCCCCGGTCCGGCTGCTGCCCGCGGGCGAGCTGGCTGCGGTCGTCAGCGACGTGCCGCCCGATCTGCGCGCACGCAGGCGCGATCTGACCGGCCACCAGGACCTGCTGCTGGCCCTCTGCGCAGTGGCCCCCGTCCTGCCGATGCGGTTCGGGATGGTCGCCGACGGCGAGGAGACGGTACGACGCGCCCTCGACGCCGCGGCCGCGACACACCTCGCCACCCTGCGAAGGCTCGATCGCCGCACCGAGATGAACCTCAAGGCCATGCCCGCACAGGGCGGCGTGGAGGCACTCGTGCGGGCCGACCCGGCCGTACGGCGGCTGGCGGCGGACGTCCGCCGGCGGCCGTCCTACGAGGGCAGCGTCCGGCTCGGCTCGGCCATTGCCGAGGCCCTCGCCCGGCGGGCCGCCCAAGCCGCCGACGGCGTCGCGCAGGAGCTGGCGGTGCTCGCCGACGAGTGCGTCCAGGGTGCCGAGGTGCCCGGGTGCGTGCTCAACACCTCCTATCTCATGCCCCAGGCGCACGCGGAGCGGTGCAGAGAGCTGGTCGACCGCAGGTCGGCCGAACTGCGGGACATGGTGGAGCTGCGGCTGACGGGCCCGCTGCCCTGCTACAGCTTCGTTCCCCGGGAGGGCAGCCGTGCCGCCGCCGGCACCGCCCCGCGGCCCGTAGCGGTGAGGAGCTGA
- a CDS encoding SRPBCC family protein: MTPQRGSKDTDATADAAPLARLREELMEYLGAVGKHAVGKATDKLTDIADPGKLAQDGGGALAETAARAVKGENPVKALAAEKAKETKDKVVGKAKEAVGADDGGSKPGDLKAINIIEHVDIGRPLRVVYDHFTQFEEFGGFMNGVSNVTRDPEDDTKTTWKVRVWPSSRSYEATVSEQVPDQRIVWSSEGSKGTTSGAVSFHILDDELTRVAVVVEYYPSGFVEKTGNIWRAQGRRLRLDLKHFQRYVTLQSEDAEGWRGEIRDGEVVRSHDEAMEEEEREENEQYEDEDQEEGGEEEEEDEEEEDEEEEDEEEEDDDDGRRRGGRRT, from the coding sequence ATGACACCGCAGCGCGGAAGTAAGGACACCGACGCCACCGCCGACGCCGCGCCGCTGGCGCGCTTGCGCGAGGAACTCATGGAGTACCTGGGCGCGGTCGGCAAGCACGCGGTCGGCAAGGCCACCGACAAGCTCACCGACATCGCCGACCCGGGCAAGCTCGCGCAGGACGGCGGGGGCGCCCTCGCGGAGACCGCCGCCCGCGCCGTCAAGGGCGAGAACCCCGTGAAGGCGCTGGCGGCCGAGAAGGCGAAGGAGACCAAGGACAAGGTCGTCGGCAAGGCGAAGGAGGCCGTCGGCGCGGACGACGGCGGGAGCAAGCCGGGCGACCTCAAAGCGATCAACATCATCGAGCACGTCGACATCGGCCGCCCCCTGCGCGTGGTCTACGACCACTTCACGCAGTTCGAGGAGTTCGGCGGCTTCATGAACGGCGTCAGCAACGTCACCCGGGACCCCGAGGACGACACCAAGACCACCTGGAAAGTGCGCGTCTGGCCCTCCTCCCGCAGCTACGAGGCAACCGTCTCGGAGCAGGTCCCGGACCAGCGGATCGTGTGGTCGTCCGAGGGGTCGAAGGGAACGACGAGCGGCGCGGTGAGCTTCCACATCCTGGACGACGAGCTGACGCGCGTGGCGGTGGTCGTCGAGTACTACCCGTCCGGGTTCGTCGAGAAGACCGGCAACATCTGGCGCGCCCAGGGCCGTCGGCTCCGGCTCGACCTCAAGCACTTCCAGCGCTACGTCACGCTCCAGTCGGAGGACGCGGAGGGCTGGCGCGGTGAGATCCGCGACGGCGAGGTCGTCCGCAGCCACGACGAGGCCATGGAGGAAGAGGAACGCGAGGAGAACGAGCAGTACGAGGACGAGGACCAAGAGGAAGGCGGCGAGGAAGAGGAAGAGGACGAGGAAGAAGAGGACGAGGAAGAAGAGGACGAGGAAGAAGAGGACGACGACGACGGGCGGCGGCGAGGGGGCCGGAGAACGTGA
- the gvpO gene encoding gas vesicle protein GvpO, which produces MSEQRERRARPAAKSTSKRPSGSKADHAVDGPEEAARRACRSLARLISHETEGVSAVRRAEEGWRVHVDVLEVPRIPDTTSLLATYAVELDSGGRLVEYERIRRYRRGARDD; this is translated from the coding sequence GTGTCCGAGCAACGCGAACGGCGGGCCCGACCTGCCGCGAAGTCCACCTCGAAGCGTCCCTCCGGGAGCAAGGCCGACCACGCGGTCGACGGGCCCGAGGAGGCCGCCCGCCGTGCGTGCCGCAGCCTGGCGCGCCTCATCAGCCACGAGACCGAAGGCGTGTCTGCCGTGCGCCGGGCCGAGGAGGGCTGGCGGGTGCACGTGGACGTGCTCGAAGTGCCGCGGATCCCGGACACGACCAGCCTGCTGGCGACCTACGCGGTGGAACTCGACAGCGGGGGACGCCTCGTCGAGTACGAGCGGATCAGGCGCTACCGGCGCGGCGCACGGGACGACTGA